The Rhizobium rhizogenes sequence CAGACACGGTTGCGGATATATTCGAGCCGCACCGGGTTGAACTTGTGCAGCGGGCGGAACTTGCCTGTCGGGCTCCACCATTCCGCAGCCATCGCGGAGAAGCGATCCACTTCGCTCTGGTCGACGGTCGTCTGTGCGGTCTCGCTCATGGTTCTGCTCCATATTGCTGTTGCATTGAAGTCGGATGATTGCCCCCCGAAGTCAAGACCGAGGGCCGGTTCCGCAGGCAAATTGTCAGGTGCGCATTGCCGCAGGTGGAACTGATATGGCGCCTCATCTGTTTCATGCTGCGTTCATCGAGGAGCGCGTATTTTCCGATCGTGGCAGTATGCGGAATGCATACTCGTCCATCGAAAGCGATGGATGCCGACAAGGGCAAAGCGGGCCTTTGCTTGAGGAGAAAGAAGTGAAGAAAAAACTGTTTGGCGCAATTGCGCTGGTGGCCATGCTCGCCGCGCCGGCACTTGCCGAAGCTGCGACGCGCGGTTTCGCCACCGCGAATGTGAATATGCGCTCCGGCCCGAGCACGGCCTATCCGGCCGTTGTCGTGATCCCGAACGGCGCACCGCTCACCGTGCATGGCTGCCTGTCCGATACGCCCTGGTGCGATGTTTCCTTTGTGGCCGGTCGCGGCTGGGTCGCCGGGCGCTATATCGAAACCACCTACCGACAGAACCGGGTCTATGTCGAGCCGCGCTACTACCGCGATCTCGGCGTGCCGATCATCACCTTCGAAGCCGGCCGGTACTGGGACCGTTATTATCGCGACCGCGATTTTTACCGCGAGCGTGATCGCTGGCGTCGCCCGTCCGGCGGTTACTGGAATGCCGCCCCGCCGCCGCCGCGCGCAGACTGGGATCGTCCGCGTCCACGCGACGAGTGGCGTGATGGCCGCCGGGACGACTGGCGCGACGGTCGCCGGGATGAAACACGTGATCCGCGCCAGGGCGGCGGACCGAATGATGGCCGCTGGGAGCGCCGTTATGGCGACTGGAACCAGGGCGATCGTAATCAGGGTGACAGAAATCAGGGCGATAGACCGCGCCGTGAGGACAATCGCCCCCGTGCCGAAGACGATAACCGGGACCGCAACCGCGACCGTCAACCAAACGAGAATGGGGGCCGGCTCCCTCCGGAGCGTCGCCAGTGGGATGATCCACGCCGCGCGCCTGCTTCGGAAAATCTCCGGGGTGGCTGCCGGATCGGCGATCCGGGCTGCGACGCACGCTAAACAGACAAAGCCCGGCGAGATTTCGTCGGGCTTTTTCATTTGCTGCTTCAGATGACTATGTGGGAGTCTTTATTTCGCAGCGGCAGCCTTGCGAGCGCGGGCTTTGGGTTTCGCCGGCGCTTCCGCATCCGGTGTGGCGGCTTCAGCGGGAACGGCCTTGGGAGCTGCCTTCTTGCGCTGCGCAGGTTTCGTCGCTTCCGATGTCTTCAGCAGCGAGAATTCATGTTTCGCCTGTTCCCAGTGTTCCGCATCGCGGCCGTGGGGATGGCCTTCCTTTTCCCAGAGAGTATAGGCCCGTTTACTGATCCATTCGTGTTCCGAAACCTGCATGCTCGTCTCCCGTTGCTGTTTACAGCGCCTTTGAGAAGGCGACATTCCGCTTGGTCCGGCACACGCTCGACAGGAATCAATGCCGGCATTTCCAGGACCCATTACATGCCATGATCTTCCGGGCGTCAAGCAAACATGCTGCATTGCGAAAGGGGATTTCCGGCATTTTGTGCCGGTAAAGGCGGTTTGGACGCAAGGCGTTCCCACACGGCAACATCAACGTTGCGTGATGACGCCAACGCCGCCAAGATGGGCGGGTAAACGGCAGTGGAGGAGACACACTTGGAACAGAAAATGGAAGCGGAGGCGCAGGTCATTGTCGAGAAGGCCGGAGCGGTCGGCATCATCCGCCTCAACCGTCCCAAAGCCATCAACAGCCTGACACTGCCGATGGTGCGTGCCCTGTTTCAGGCGCTCCAGCGTTTCGAGGACGATCCCGATATTTCCTGCGTGGTGCTGACAGGGGAGGGTGAAAGAGGGCTTTGCGCCGGCGGTGACGTCCGCATCATCCACGATCTCGGCAAAGCGGGCGATCCGCAGGTGCTGGAATTCTGGCGGGAGGAATTTCCGCTCAATTATCGCATCGCCCGTTTTGGCAAACCCTATGTGGCATTGATGGATGGTATCGTCATGGGCGGCGGTGTCGGCATTTCCGCCCATGGCAGCCACCGCATCGTGACCGAGCGGACAAGGCTCGCCATGCCGGAAACGGGCATCGGCTATTTCCCGGATGTCGGCGGCTCCTGGCTGCTGCCGAGGGCGCCGGGTGAATGCGGTACCTGGCTGGGGCTGACGGGCAACACCGTTACCGCCGCCGATGCCATCCATGCCGGTTTTGCCGATTATTACATCGGGTCCGACCGGCTCGATGCGCTGGTGCGGGATTTGTCTCAGGCTGCGGATACCGAAGCGGTCGAGGCGGCGATCGCGGCTCATGCCATGGAGGCCGGCAAGGGCGTTCTGGCCGCAAACCGGGATGTCATCGACGCGACATTCCGGTTTGACACGGTCGAGGAAATCTTCGCCGCACTTTCGGCGCGGGACGATGTGTTTTCGAAAGATACCCTTGAGGTCCTGAACAGGCGCTCTCCCACCAGCCTGAAGCTGACCCTGAAACTCTTGCGCCTTGGCCGGGAAAGCGCGAGCCTGATCGAATGCCTCGAAAGAGAGTTTGCCGCCGGCACCGAGATATTGCGCCAGCATGATTTTTACGAAGGCGTGCGTGCGGCTTTGGTCGACAAGGACCGTAATCCCCGCTGGCGGCCGGCGCGGCTGGAAGAGGTGCGCGAGGAGGACCTTGCGCCCTATTTTGCCGAGCATTCCGGCAATCTGTTTCCAGAGCATCGTCTTTAAGATGACGCAAAAGAAATCCGGCTTCTCGCCCTATATGAAATCATCGCCTTTGGAAGCTTGATTCTTTGGGCGAAATTTCCAATGGGCGCCTCCGCAAAGCACGACTGTTTCTCGTCGCTATGGCCGCCGCCCGCTATGTTGGGCACCATTCGATTTGCCGGGGGTATTCATGAAGCGTCTTCTCATTATCGGTACTGCCATTGCCGCCCTTTTTGCGGGTGCGGCGCAGGCGCAGTCTCCGACCACCATTCTCAATGCATCCTACGATGTCGCCCGTGAAGTTTTCGCGGCCGAGAACGAGGCGTTCATCAAGCAGCACCCCGGTGTGACCGTCGACCAGTCACATGCCGGCACCTCCAAGCAGGCGCGCGCCATTGTTGAGGGTCTGGAAGCTGATGTGGTCACCTTCAACCAGGTCACCGATGTCGATTTTCTGGTGAAGCAGGGTTTCGTTTCCGCCGACTGGCAGAAGGATTTTCCGAACGATGCCTCGCCGTTCTATTCCTTCCCGTCCTTCCTCGTGCGCACCGGCAACCCCAAGGGTATCAAGGACTGGGACGATCTTGCCCGCGATGACGTGAAGGTGGTTTTCCCCAATCCGAAGACTTCGGGTAACGCCCGCTACACCTATCTCGCCGCCACGGCTTACGCCAAGGAGAAGTTCAACGGCGATGAGGCGAAGGTTCAGGAATTCGTCAAGAAGATCTTCGACAACACGCCGGTGTTCGATACCGGAGGCCGCGCCGCCACCACCACCTTCGTGGAACGCGAGATCGGCGACGTGCTGATCACCTTCGAAGCCGAGACGCGTGGCATTGCCAAGCAATATGGCGCAGACAAGGTGGAAGGCGTCGTGCCCTCCGTCAGCCTGCTGGCCGAGTTCCCGGTGGCCGTGGTGGACAAGGTGGTCGACAAGCGCGGCTCGCGCGATCTGGCCAAGAGCTATCTCGACTTCCTCTATACCGAAGAGGGTCAGCGCATCGCCGCCGAATTCGGTCACCGCGTCCACAATGAAAAGGTCGTCGGCGAGTTCAAGGACAAGTTCCCGGCCATTCGCCTCGTCAACGTCAATGATGTGTTCGGCGGCTGGGACAAAATCCAGAAAGAGCATTTTGCATCCGGCGCCACGCTTGATACGCTTTACGGCAGCCGTTAATCACAGCAGTAAAGAACGGTCAGAAGACCCGGCGGGAAACTGCCGGGTCGCTTTATGATGAATTGGGGGCGGGTTTGAAGCGGAATGTTCTGCCGGGGCTGAAATTGTCCCTTGGCGTTACTCTCACCTACGTCGCCATCATCGTGCTTTTGCCGCTCTCGGCGCTGGTGTTCAAGGCGGCAAGTCTGGGACCTGCAGAATATTGGTCCATCATCTCTTCGCCGCGCGCCGTTGCCAGTTACCGCGTCACCGTGCTCTGCGCGCTCGCCGCCACGCTGTTTAACGTCATTTTCGGACTGGCGCTTGCCTGGGTGCTGACGCGTTACCGCTTTCCGGGCTGGCGTATCATCGATGCCATCGTCGATCTGCCGTTTGCGCTTCCCACCGCCGTTGCCGGCATTGCGCTGACGACGCTGTTTGCGGGCAATGGCTGGTTCGGTTCGGTACTTGCGCAATTCGGTATCAAGGTGGCCTATACGCCGCTTGGCATCATGGTGGCGATGGCCTTTACCAGCCTGCCCTTCATCGTGCGCACCGTGCAGCCGGTGCTGGAAGACCTCGACCCGGCGCTGGAGGAAGCGGCGCAATCGCTCGGCGGCTCCGATCTTGAAATCTTCCGCAAGATCATCCTGCCGCTTTTGACGCCGGCGCTTTTGGCGGGTCTTTCCCTTTCCTTTGCCCGCAGCCTTGGCGAATTCGGGGCGATCATCTTCATTGCCGGCAATCAGCCGTTTTCGACTGAGATCACCGCGCTGCTGATCTTCATCCGGCTGGAGGAATATGATTACCAGGCGGCCGCCGCCATCGCCTCCGTGCTGCTCATGACCGCTTTCGTGATGCTGGCCGTGACCAACTACCTGCAGGCGCGTGCGCTTCGTTATACGGTGAGGAGCTGAGACATGAGCGCCGTTTCTTCACATCGCAAGCCGCCGCGTGTCGGCGATGCCGCGTGGGTTCGCCGCAGCCTGATCGCTTTCGTGCTTGTCATCGGTGCGCTGCTGGTCGTCGCACCGCTCGTTATCATCGGCGTCGAAGCCTTTTCGCAGGGCTGGAAGGCTTATTCGGCGACCATCACCCATCCCGACACCCGCCACGCCATCATGCTGACGGTGCTGACGGCGCTGATTGCCGTGCCGGTCAACACCGCCTTCGGGGTTGCGGCCGCATGGGCGATCACCAAGTTCGATTTTCCCGGCCGGCGCTTCCTGCTGGTGCTGATCGAGATACCCTTCTCCATCTCGCCGATCGTCGCCGGTGTCGCCTACCTCTTCGTTTATGGGCTGCAGGGGCTGTTCGGGCCGTTCCTCGATGCGCATGATATCAAGATACTGTTTGCGCTGCCTGGCATCGTCATCGCCTCGATGTTTGTCACGGCACCCTTCGTGGCGCGGGAACTCATCCCGCTGATGCAGGCGCAGGGTCGCGATCTGGAAGAGGCGGCGACTTCGCTTGGCGCATCCGGCTGGCGTACCTTCTTTTCGGTGACGCTGCCGAATATCAAATGGGCGCTGCTTTACGGCGTCGTGCTGTGCAATGCCCGCGTGATGGGTGAATTCGGTGCGGTATCGGTCGTATCGGGCAATATTCGCGGCCAGACCAACACGCTGCCGCTGCACATCGAGCTGCTCTACCATGACTACCAGACGGCTGGCGCCTTTGCCTCGGCCTCCATCCTCGCTTTGCTCGCCGTCGTCACCATCATCGCCAAGGTGGCGCTGGAACGGCGCGGTGCCGGGCGTGGGCGCAAAAAGACCAACGGCGATGCCGCCATCGCCACGGAGACCTGATTCCAATGAAAATCCGCCTCGAAAATGTGGTGAAGACCTTCGATACGTTCCGCGCCGTGCGCGATGTTTCGCTGGATATCGAAAGCGGTGAGCTTCTCGCATTGCTCGGCCCTTCGGGTTCCGGCAAGACGACGATCCTGCGCATGGTCGCCGGTCTCGAATACAGTGATGGTGGCCGCATCTTTTTCGGCGACGAGGATGCCACCAATATTCCGGTGCGCGATCGCGGCGTCGGTTTCGTGTTCCAGCATTATGCGCTGTTCCCGCATATGACGCTCAACGAAAACATCGCCTTCGGCATGAAGGTTTCCAAGGTGAAACGCGACAGGGCGGCCATTGACGCCCGCGTCGGGGAACTTCTGCGGCTGGTGAAGCTGGATGGTCTGGGCGACCGTTTCCCGGCGCAGATCTCCGGCGGGCAGCGGCAGCGCGTGGCGCTGGCGCGTGCGCTTTCGGTCGATCCCAAGGTGCTTCTGCTCGATGAGCCGTTCGGGGCACTGGACGCCAATGTGCGCCGCGACCTGCGCCGCTGGCTGCGCGAGATTCACGATTCACTCGGCATCACCACGATTTTCGTGACGCATGATCAGGAAGAGGCGCTCGATCTTGCCGACCGTGTCGTCATTCTCAATCAGGGCGAGATCGTGCAGCAGGGCACGCCGAAAGACGTGTGCCGTCAGCCGAACAGCGCCTTCGTCATGCGCTTTTTGGGCGACGCCAACCGGGTGTCCGGCGTGGCGCGCGGCGGCAAGGTCTATGTCGGTGAGAACGAATTGCCCTTCTCCTATGCGCAAGGGGATGGCGCCGTCGATATCTATGCCCGCCCCGGCGATCTTGAATGGGAGGATCTGCATGAGGGCATTCCGGCCTCGGTGGCGCGGGTTCTCGATCGCGCGGGGGAACGCCGGGTGATCGCCAGCACCGATGGCGGCGACCTTCTGGAATTCGACGTGCCGCCGGAAAACGATGTCGCGGCAGGAGACCGGGGTTCCGTCATTATTCGCCGGGCAAAGATTTTCCCGGCGGCGTGAGGCGCGGCGGGGCGCTTGCCGGCTTCAGATCAGAAGTTCGAAGGCGCTTTCCGCCACCAGCCTGCCATTGATCATCAGGTCGACCCTGTGAAGGCCGGCATAATGCTTGCGGGTGGTGAAATCGCGCATGGCGCGGCTGATCGACAATGTGCATGTTTCTCCGGGCTGAAGCTCGATCTCCTTCCATTTGAAGACCTTGGCGGAGGCATCGCCGCTCTTTTTCACATAATGTACGGCATAATCGATCACCAGCTTTTGCGGGCTGTTGGCCGTCGAGGTGAAAGCGGCTGAAATCCGCACCGGATTGCCGAGAACCACCTGGTCCGGCGTAACCTGAAATGCCGCAAGCGCAATCTCCGCTTCCTCATGCGCGCCGAGATGGGCAAGCGCGGCGGCATCGCCCTTCTTGATAAGGGTGCGCAAGGCCTGCCGTGTGATCCAGCGCGTATGCGGATTGTCCTTCGGCCAGGTATCGATCAGCGCCAGCACGAAGGCGGGATTGTCCTTGGTGATGTCGTTCAGATGATTGGCAACGGATTTGCGTACATAAAGCGCCTCATCGGCCTTCATGGTATCGAGGATCGCGGTAACCGGCGACGGGTCGTCAATCAGCGGTCTGAGCTGGAACGACCATGGCAGGCGGGGCCGGCAGCCTTCGCTGGCCAGCCGCCGCACATGCTCGTTTTCGTGCCGCGACCATGTTTCCATCACGGCAAGGGTGCGGGCCATATCCTTTTGCAGAAAATGCCTTATGGCGAATTCCGAGGAGCCGAAGCGGGTGAAATAGGACAATGCCCGCATGGAAAGATCGAAATCGTCGAGGCCGTAAAGGGCCACATATTCCGGCAGCGAAATGGAGGCGAAACCGTTGCCGATACCCGGCGCTGCGGCGGTCAGGATTTCGATGTTGCGGGCATAATCGCCCGGCAGCGTGGCATGCAGGCTCGTCGCCACCTGCCGCATGCGCTGCATGATGCCCAGCGCCTCGAGATTTGCCGTGGCGAGCGCCATGAAGGCGGAAACGTCAAAGGGCTGATGAACGGCCCTGGTCTGGTCGGCGATATGCCGCAGTTTTTCGCGGTTGAAGATTTCCTTCAGTGCCGGTGCCGCCGTATCGCTCATATCGTCCCTCAAAGTTCACTTTTTGTTCTTTTAAGGCAGGATGAGACCGGGGGCAAGGGAAGACTGAGTAACTCTCAGAGGTGAGAATGGATCGAGCGGGTGCGCCTTGCCTCCTTCTCCCCGTCGGGGAGAAGGTCGCGGCAGCGGGATGAGGGGGCAGCGGCAAAGATATACGGAGAGCTCGCCCCCTCATCTGCCCTTCGGGCATCTTCGCCCCGGCGGGGAGAAGAAGTTTCAAGGCTAACTCAGCTCATCTGGCTGACGAATTTTGTCTCCAGATAGGCCTGAACCGCTTCCGAACCGCCTTCCGTGCCATAACCGGAATCCTTGATGCCGCCGAAGGGGACTTCGGGAAGCGCAAGGCCGTTGTGGTTGATGGTCAGCATGCCGGCCTCGACCTGATGGCCGAGCGCATGCGCGGTCTTGACCGAGCCGGTGAAGGCGTAAGATGCGAGACCGAAGGGCAGGCGGTTCGCTTCGGCAACCGCATCGTCGAAGCTCGAGAAGCGATTGATGATCGCGACCGGACCGAACGGCTCGTCATTCATGATCCTGGCAGTGGTCGGCACATTGGCGAGAACCGTCGGCTCGAAGAAATTGCCCTTGTTGCCGATGCGTCGGCCGCCGGTCTTCAATTCGCCGCCATGGGAAACGGCGTCGTTGATAAGACCTTCCAGCGCGGGAATGCGGCGCTCATTGGCGAGCGGTCCCATGATGACGCCGTCTTCCAGACCATTGCCGACCTTGACCGCCTTGGCGGCTTCCACGAAACCTTCAAGGAAGCGGTTCGCCACGCCGTCCTGCACGAGGAAGCGGGTGGGGGCAACGCAGACCTGACCGGCATTGCGGAACTTGGCAAGTGATGTGACCTCGATCGCCTTTTCGATATCGGCGTCGTTGAAGATCATCACCGGCGCATGGCCGCCGAGTTCCATCGTGGCGCGTTTCATGTGCCTGCCGGCAAGTGCGGCCAGATGTTTGCCGACGGGGGTGGAACCGGTGAAGGAAATCTTGCGGATGACCGGATGCGGGATCAGATATTCCGAAATCTCTGACGGCACGCCGTAAACGAGGCCGATGACGCCCGCGGGCACGCCGGCATCCACGAAGGCGCGGATCAGTTCCGCCGGCGATGCCGGGGTTTCTTCCGGCGCCTTGACGATGATCGAGCAGCCGGTGGCGAGCGCCGCGGAAAGCTTGCGGACGATCTGGTTGATTGGGAAGTTCCACGGCGTGAACGCCGCGACCGGACCGACCGGCAGCTTGATGGCCAGCTGCGAAACGCCGGCCGCACGCGCCGGGATGACCTGGCCATAGGTGCGGCGCGCCTCTTCGGCAAACCAGTCGATTGTGTCGGCGGCGCCCATGATTTCGGTGCCCGATTGCGCCAGTGGCTTGCCCTGTTCGCGGGTCATTATATAGGCGATCTTGTCCTTGCGCTCGCGCAGGATATCGGCAGCCCTGCGCATGATCTTCGAACGCTCGAAGGGCGAGGTGTCGCGCCACACCTTGAAACCGCGC is a genomic window containing:
- a CDS encoding SH3 domain-containing protein, giving the protein MKKKLFGAIALVAMLAAPALAEAATRGFATANVNMRSGPSTAYPAVVVIPNGAPLTVHGCLSDTPWCDVSFVAGRGWVAGRYIETTYRQNRVYVEPRYYRDLGVPIITFEAGRYWDRYYRDRDFYRERDRWRRPSGGYWNAAPPPPRADWDRPRPRDEWRDGRRDDWRDGRRDETRDPRQGGGPNDGRWERRYGDWNQGDRNQGDRNQGDRPRREDNRPRAEDDNRDRNRDRQPNENGGRLPPERRQWDDPRRAPASENLRGGCRIGDPGCDAR
- a CDS encoding DUF2934 domain-containing protein produces the protein MQVSEHEWISKRAYTLWEKEGHPHGRDAEHWEQAKHEFSLLKTSEATKPAQRKKAAPKAVPAEAATPDAEAPAKPKARARKAAAAK
- a CDS encoding enoyl-CoA hydratase/isomerase family protein, producing the protein MEQKMEAEAQVIVEKAGAVGIIRLNRPKAINSLTLPMVRALFQALQRFEDDPDISCVVLTGEGERGLCAGGDVRIIHDLGKAGDPQVLEFWREEFPLNYRIARFGKPYVALMDGIVMGGGVGISAHGSHRIVTERTRLAMPETGIGYFPDVGGSWLLPRAPGECGTWLGLTGNTVTAADAIHAGFADYYIGSDRLDALVRDLSQAADTEAVEAAIAAHAMEAGKGVLAANRDVIDATFRFDTVEEIFAALSARDDVFSKDTLEVLNRRSPTSLKLTLKLLRLGRESASLIECLEREFAAGTEILRQHDFYEGVRAALVDKDRNPRWRPARLEEVREEDLAPYFAEHSGNLFPEHRL
- the cysP gene encoding thiosulfate ABC transporter substrate-binding protein CysP, which encodes MKRLLIIGTAIAALFAGAAQAQSPTTILNASYDVAREVFAAENEAFIKQHPGVTVDQSHAGTSKQARAIVEGLEADVVTFNQVTDVDFLVKQGFVSADWQKDFPNDASPFYSFPSFLVRTGNPKGIKDWDDLARDDVKVVFPNPKTSGNARYTYLAATAYAKEKFNGDEAKVQEFVKKIFDNTPVFDTGGRAATTTFVEREIGDVLITFEAETRGIAKQYGADKVEGVVPSVSLLAEFPVAVVDKVVDKRGSRDLAKSYLDFLYTEEGQRIAAEFGHRVHNEKVVGEFKDKFPAIRLVNVNDVFGGWDKIQKEHFASGATLDTLYGSR
- the cysT gene encoding sulfate ABC transporter permease subunit CysT, giving the protein MKRNVLPGLKLSLGVTLTYVAIIVLLPLSALVFKAASLGPAEYWSIISSPRAVASYRVTVLCALAATLFNVIFGLALAWVLTRYRFPGWRIIDAIVDLPFALPTAVAGIALTTLFAGNGWFGSVLAQFGIKVAYTPLGIMVAMAFTSLPFIVRTVQPVLEDLDPALEEAAQSLGGSDLEIFRKIILPLLTPALLAGLSLSFARSLGEFGAIIFIAGNQPFSTEITALLIFIRLEEYDYQAAAAIASVLLMTAFVMLAVTNYLQARALRYTVRS
- the cysW gene encoding sulfate ABC transporter permease subunit CysW, with translation MSAVSSHRKPPRVGDAAWVRRSLIAFVLVIGALLVVAPLVIIGVEAFSQGWKAYSATITHPDTRHAIMLTVLTALIAVPVNTAFGVAAAWAITKFDFPGRRFLLVLIEIPFSISPIVAGVAYLFVYGLQGLFGPFLDAHDIKILFALPGIVIASMFVTAPFVARELIPLMQAQGRDLEEAATSLGASGWRTFFSVTLPNIKWALLYGVVLCNARVMGEFGAVSVVSGNIRGQTNTLPLHIELLYHDYQTAGAFASASILALLAVVTIIAKVALERRGAGRGRKKTNGDAAIATET
- a CDS encoding sulfate/molybdate ABC transporter ATP-binding protein: MKIRLENVVKTFDTFRAVRDVSLDIESGELLALLGPSGSGKTTILRMVAGLEYSDGGRIFFGDEDATNIPVRDRGVGFVFQHYALFPHMTLNENIAFGMKVSKVKRDRAAIDARVGELLRLVKLDGLGDRFPAQISGGQRQRVALARALSVDPKVLLLDEPFGALDANVRRDLRRWLREIHDSLGITTIFVTHDQEEALDLADRVVILNQGEIVQQGTPKDVCRQPNSAFVMRFLGDANRVSGVARGGKVYVGENELPFSYAQGDGAVDIYARPGDLEWEDLHEGIPASVARVLDRAGERRVIASTDGGDLLEFDVPPENDVAAGDRGSVIIRRAKIFPAA
- a CDS encoding DNA alkylation repair protein — encoded protein: MSDTAAPALKEIFNREKLRHIADQTRAVHQPFDVSAFMALATANLEALGIMQRMRQVATSLHATLPGDYARNIEILTAAAPGIGNGFASISLPEYVALYGLDDFDLSMRALSYFTRFGSSEFAIRHFLQKDMARTLAVMETWSRHENEHVRRLASEGCRPRLPWSFQLRPLIDDPSPVTAILDTMKADEALYVRKSVANHLNDITKDNPAFVLALIDTWPKDNPHTRWITRQALRTLIKKGDAAALAHLGAHEEAEIALAAFQVTPDQVVLGNPVRISAAFTSTANSPQKLVIDYAVHYVKKSGDASAKVFKWKEIELQPGETCTLSISRAMRDFTTRKHYAGLHRVDLMINGRLVAESAFELLI
- a CDS encoding NAD-dependent succinate-semialdehyde dehydrogenase produces the protein MHTYPDIKLLIDGEWRDAVSGKTIAVSDPATDEIIGAIAHAEKEDLDLALAAAERGFKVWRDTSPFERSKIMRRAADILRERKDKIAYIMTREQGKPLAQSGTEIMGAADTIDWFAEEARRTYGQVIPARAAGVSQLAIKLPVGPVAAFTPWNFPINQIVRKLSAALATGCSIIVKAPEETPASPAELIRAFVDAGVPAGVIGLVYGVPSEISEYLIPHPVIRKISFTGSTPVGKHLAALAGRHMKRATMELGGHAPVMIFNDADIEKAIEVTSLAKFRNAGQVCVAPTRFLVQDGVANRFLEGFVEAAKAVKVGNGLEDGVIMGPLANERRIPALEGLINDAVSHGGELKTGGRRIGNKGNFFEPTVLANVPTTARIMNDEPFGPVAIINRFSSFDDAVAEANRLPFGLASYAFTGSVKTAHALGHQVEAGMLTINHNGLALPEVPFGGIKDSGYGTEGGSEAVQAYLETKFVSQMS